Proteins co-encoded in one Xiphophorus couchianus chromosome 3, X_couchianus-1.0, whole genome shotgun sequence genomic window:
- the ttc24 gene encoding tetratricopeptide repeat protein 24 isoform X1, producing MSQKRTDPSGREKRKRKNRKSQDKDKPTCCRSNMASEESPPGEQVKRSSRRPQKKIGEVEDRTWAGHRALQAGRPQDALRCFKQALQAAAQLQDSRALRACSFNLGAAYVEAGRPGRGLDLLRRNRPGPKAERLPDLQFNTALAHNALGQYQEAVTHFQQAAQLYRSQGDGGSEGDTCMELGRCCSRTQVRTTSAPEQGIFPGIFQVFPGIFQVLFKVFLGIFQVFPGIFQVLFKVFFQVLFKVFFQVSSQVLFKVFFQVFFQVFFQVSSRCYSRCFSRCFVSCLLQDWPQAVQSFLRAAESYKMASMLDSAAAALKEAGSHMVQLDLSNHDDISSVLTECLSLSSSIRDPSILGELYLSVGVAYCRIRCFQEAVSCLGRAVEPAVHRPPLLAKVLHNLGAALNAVGDFSSAVERHRLAARLYGSQGCRGDQARCFSNLAIACSHLGDDQEAAESFILALQGFRDTGDRLAEVQVCEHLAECYLRQKKLQKAVELYKQALGALSHCKEAEGVQDRLVERLTAALQLSLTATQRPRPHRPRPHLPQPHSSPGHQDVRKLDVAQRLAANQHLDEQRVESPGKFYLYYFLYFVAMVTPDCAQEQKLRRAQVDRQRLIQRAESHLDDTSQNHQRSCSKVSHLDFTHLLHLSSRSTGAEDVSYLFVFPGELWLDRANPHTDSEASSPEQLESPPSCSGDLRKSGSPEASWRSRLCSLM from the exons ATGTCTCAGAAAAGGACTGatccttcagggagggagaaaagaaagaggaagaatagaaaaagccaagataaag ATAAGCCCACCTGCTGCAGATCCAACATGGCCTCTGAGGagtctcctccaggtgagcaggtgaagaggagcagcaggaggccTCAGAAGAAGATTGGAGAGGTGGAGGACCGGACGTGGGCCGGCCACAGAGCGCTGCAGGCCGGGCGGCCGCAGGACGCGCTGCGCTGCTTCAAGCAGGCCCTGCAGGCCGCTGCACAG CTGCAGGACTCACGGGCTTTGCGTGCCTGTTCCTTCAACCTGGGCGCCGCCTACGTGGAGGCGGGCCGACCTGGGAGAGGACTAGACCTTCTGCGCCGAAACCGGCCCGGTCCAAAAGCTGAGCGGCTCCCGGACCTGCAGTTCAACACAGCGCTGGCCCACAATGCACTGGGGCAGTACCAGGAGGCCGTCACCCACTTCCAGCAGGCCGCTCAGCTTTACCGATCGCAGGGAGACGGAGGCAGCGAGGGCGACACCTGCATGGAGCTGGgccgctgctgcagcagaacccaGGTCAGAACCACCTCAGCACCAGAACAGG GTATTTTTCCAGGTATCTTCCAGGTGTTCCCAGGTATCTTCCAG GTGTTATTCAAGGTGTTTCTAGGTATCTTCCAAGTGTTTCCAGGTATCTTCCAGGTGTTATTCAAGGTGTTTTTCCAG GTGTTATTCAAGGTGTTTTTCCAGGTATCTTCCCAGGTGTTATTCAAGGTGTTTTTTCAAGTGTTCTTCCAGGTGTTTTTCCAGGTATCTTCCAGGTGTTATTCAAGGTGTTTTTCCAGGTGTTTTGTGTCATGTCTGCTGCAGGACTGGCCTCAGGCGGTGCAGAGTTTCCTCCGCGCAGCAGAGAGTTATAAAATGGCCTCCATGTTGGATTCTGCAGCCGCCGCCCTTAAAGAGGCAGGAAGTCACATGGTCCAATTAGATCTGTCCAACCATGATGACATCAGCAGCGTGCTGACAGAGTGTCTGAGTTtgagcagcagcatcagagacccgagcattctgg GTGAGCTGTACCTGTCGGTGGGCGTGGCCTACTGCCGCATCAGGTGCTTCCAGGAGGCGGTGAGCTGCCTCGGGCGAGCCGTGGAGCCGGCAGTTCACCGCCCCCCCCTGCTGGCCAAAGTGCTGCACAACCTGGGAGCGGCGCTTAACGCCGTGGGCGACTTCAGCTCAGCTGTGGAGCGGCACCGTCTGGCCGCGCGGCTCTACG GCTCTCAAGGTTGCCGTGGTGATCAGGCTCGATGTTTCAGTAACCTGGCCATCGCCTGCAGTCACCTGGGGGATGACCAGGAGGCAGCAGAGAGCTTCATCCTGGCACTACAGGGATTCAGAGACACAG GCGACCGCCTGGCTGAGGTCCAGGTGTGTGAGCATCTGGCTGAGTGTTACCTGAGGcagaagaagctgcagaaagCTGTTGAGCTCTACAAACAGGCCCTCGGCGCGCTCTCTCACTGCAAG GAGGCTGAAGGTGTTCAGGACCGGCTGGTGGAACGTCTGACTGCGGCTCTGCAGCTCAGTCTGACGGCGACACAG AGGCCACGCCCCCACAGGCCCCGCCCACATCTGCCCCAGCCCCACAGCTCACCTGGTCACCAGGACGTCAG GAAGCTTGACGTGGCACAACGtctggcagccaatcagcattTAGATGAGCAAAGGGTGGAGTCTCCAGGtaagttttacctttattattttctttatttcgtTGCTATGGTTACACCTGATTGTGCTCAGGAGCAAAAGCTGAGAAGAGCTCAGGTAGACAGGCAGCGGCTGATCCAGAGGGCGGAGTCACACCTGGACGACACCT ctcaGAACCaccagaggagctgcagcaaGGTGAGTCACCTGGACTTTACACATCTGCTACACCTGAGCAGCAGGTCGACTGGAGCTGAAGATGTGAGCTacctgtttgtgtttccaggTGAGCTGTGGTTGGACAGAGCCAACCCTCACACGGACAG TGAAGCTTCTTCACCTGAGCAGCTGGAGTCCCCCCCCTCCTGTTCAGGTGATCTCAGGAAGTCTGGTTCACCTGAGGCCAGTTGGAGGTCCCGCCTCTGTTCTCTGATGTAG
- the ttc24 gene encoding tetratricopeptide repeat protein 24 isoform X12, translated as MSQKRTDPSGREKRKRKNRKSQDKDKPTCCRSNMASEESPPGEQVKRSSRRPQKKIGEVEDRTWAGHRALQAGRPQDALRCFKQALQAAAQLQDSRALRACSFNLGAAYVEAGRPGRGLDLLRRNRPGPKAERLPDLQFNTALAHNALGQYQEAVTHFQQAAQLYRSQGDGGSEGDTCMELGRCCSRTQDWPQAVQSFLRAAESYKMASMLDSAAAALKEAGSHMVQLDLSNHDDISSVLTECLSLSSSIRDPSILGELYLSVGVAYCRIRCFQEAVSCLGRAVEPAVHRPPLLAKVLHNLGAALNAVGDFSSAVERHRLAARLYGSQGCRGDQARCFSNLAIACSHLGDDQEAAESFILALQGFRDTGDRLAEVQVCEHLAECYLRQKKLQKAVELYKQALGALSHCKEAEGVQDRLVERLTAALQLSLTATQRPRPHRPRPHLPQPHSSPGHQDVRKLDVAQRLAANQHLDEQRVESPGKFYLYYFLYFVAMVTPDCAQEQKLRRAQVDRQRLIQRAESHLDDTSQNHQRSCSKVSHLDFTHLLHLSSRSTGAEDVSYLFVFPGELWLDRANPHTDSEASSPEQLESPPSCSGDLRKSGSPEASWRSRLCSLM; from the exons ATGTCTCAGAAAAGGACTGatccttcagggagggagaaaagaaagaggaagaatagaaaaagccaagataaag ATAAGCCCACCTGCTGCAGATCCAACATGGCCTCTGAGGagtctcctccaggtgagcaggtgaagaggagcagcaggaggccTCAGAAGAAGATTGGAGAGGTGGAGGACCGGACGTGGGCCGGCCACAGAGCGCTGCAGGCCGGGCGGCCGCAGGACGCGCTGCGCTGCTTCAAGCAGGCCCTGCAGGCCGCTGCACAG CTGCAGGACTCACGGGCTTTGCGTGCCTGTTCCTTCAACCTGGGCGCCGCCTACGTGGAGGCGGGCCGACCTGGGAGAGGACTAGACCTTCTGCGCCGAAACCGGCCCGGTCCAAAAGCTGAGCGGCTCCCGGACCTGCAGTTCAACACAGCGCTGGCCCACAATGCACTGGGGCAGTACCAGGAGGCCGTCACCCACTTCCAGCAGGCCGCTCAGCTTTACCGATCGCAGGGAGACGGAGGCAGCGAGGGCGACACCTGCATGGAGCTGGgccgctgctgcagcagaacccaG GACTGGCCTCAGGCGGTGCAGAGTTTCCTCCGCGCAGCAGAGAGTTATAAAATGGCCTCCATGTTGGATTCTGCAGCCGCCGCCCTTAAAGAGGCAGGAAGTCACATGGTCCAATTAGATCTGTCCAACCATGATGACATCAGCAGCGTGCTGACAGAGTGTCTGAGTTtgagcagcagcatcagagacccgagcattctgg GTGAGCTGTACCTGTCGGTGGGCGTGGCCTACTGCCGCATCAGGTGCTTCCAGGAGGCGGTGAGCTGCCTCGGGCGAGCCGTGGAGCCGGCAGTTCACCGCCCCCCCCTGCTGGCCAAAGTGCTGCACAACCTGGGAGCGGCGCTTAACGCCGTGGGCGACTTCAGCTCAGCTGTGGAGCGGCACCGTCTGGCCGCGCGGCTCTACG GCTCTCAAGGTTGCCGTGGTGATCAGGCTCGATGTTTCAGTAACCTGGCCATCGCCTGCAGTCACCTGGGGGATGACCAGGAGGCAGCAGAGAGCTTCATCCTGGCACTACAGGGATTCAGAGACACAG GCGACCGCCTGGCTGAGGTCCAGGTGTGTGAGCATCTGGCTGAGTGTTACCTGAGGcagaagaagctgcagaaagCTGTTGAGCTCTACAAACAGGCCCTCGGCGCGCTCTCTCACTGCAAG GAGGCTGAAGGTGTTCAGGACCGGCTGGTGGAACGTCTGACTGCGGCTCTGCAGCTCAGTCTGACGGCGACACAG AGGCCACGCCCCCACAGGCCCCGCCCACATCTGCCCCAGCCCCACAGCTCACCTGGTCACCAGGACGTCAG GAAGCTTGACGTGGCACAACGtctggcagccaatcagcattTAGATGAGCAAAGGGTGGAGTCTCCAGGtaagttttacctttattattttctttatttcgtTGCTATGGTTACACCTGATTGTGCTCAGGAGCAAAAGCTGAGAAGAGCTCAGGTAGACAGGCAGCGGCTGATCCAGAGGGCGGAGTCACACCTGGACGACACCT ctcaGAACCaccagaggagctgcagcaaGGTGAGTCACCTGGACTTTACACATCTGCTACACCTGAGCAGCAGGTCGACTGGAGCTGAAGATGTGAGCTacctgtttgtgtttccaggTGAGCTGTGGTTGGACAGAGCCAACCCTCACACGGACAG TGAAGCTTCTTCACCTGAGCAGCTGGAGTCCCCCCCCTCCTGTTCAGGTGATCTCAGGAAGTCTGGTTCACCTGAGGCCAGTTGGAGGTCCCGCCTCTGTTCTCTGATGTAG
- the ttc24 gene encoding uncharacterized protein ttc24 isoform X16, translating to MHWGSTRRPSPTSSRPLSFTDRRETEAARATPAWSWAAAAAEPRYFSRYLPGVPRYLPGVIPGNFKVFSQVSFQVLFKVFLGIFQVFPGIFQVFFQVSSQVLFKVFFQVFFQVFFQVSSRCYSRCFSRCFVSCLLQDWPQAVQSFLRAAESYKMASMLDSAAAALKEAGSHMVQLDLSNHDDISSVLTECLSLSSSIRDPSILGELYLSVGVAYCRIRCFQEAVSCLGRAVEPAVHRPPLLAKVLHNLGAALNAVGDFSSAVERHRLAARLYGSQGCRGDQARCFSNLAIACSHLGDDQEAAESFILALQGFRDTGDRLAEVQVCEHLAECYLRQKKLQKAVELYKQALGALSHCKEAEGVQDRLVERLTAALQLSLTATQRPRPHRPRPHLPQPHSSPGHQDVRKLDVAQRLAANQHLDEQRVESPGKFYLYYFLYFVAMVTPDCAQEQKLRRAQVDRQRLIQRAESHLDDTSQNHQRSCSKVSHLDFTHLLHLSSRSTGAEDVSYLFVFPGELWLDRANPHTDSEASSPEQLESPPSCSGDLRKSGSPEASWRSRLCSLM from the exons ATGCACTGGGGCAGTACCAGGAGGCCGTCACCCACTTCCAGCAGGCCGCTCAGCTTTACCGATCGCAGGGAGACGGAGGCAGCGAGGGCGACACCTGCATGGAGCTGGgccgctgctgcagcagaacccaG GTATTTTTCCAGGTATCTTCCAGGTGTTCCCAGGTATCTTCCAGGTGTTATTCCAGGTAACTTCAAGGTGTTTTCCCAGGTATCTTTCCAGGTGTTATTCAAGGTGTTTCTAGGTATCTTCCAAGTGTTTCCAGGTATCTTCCAG GTGTTTTTCCAGGTATCTTCCCAGGTGTTATTCAAGGTGTTTTTTCAAGTGTTCTTCCAGGTGTTTTTCCAGGTATCTTCCAGGTGTTATTCAAGGTGTTTTTCCAGGTGTTTTGTGTCATGTCTGCTGCAGGACTGGCCTCAGGCGGTGCAGAGTTTCCTCCGCGCAGCAGAGAGTTATAAAATGGCCTCCATGTTGGATTCTGCAGCCGCCGCCCTTAAAGAGGCAGGAAGTCACATGGTCCAATTAGATCTGTCCAACCATGATGACATCAGCAGCGTGCTGACAGAGTGTCTGAGTTtgagcagcagcatcagagacccgagcattctgg GTGAGCTGTACCTGTCGGTGGGCGTGGCCTACTGCCGCATCAGGTGCTTCCAGGAGGCGGTGAGCTGCCTCGGGCGAGCCGTGGAGCCGGCAGTTCACCGCCCCCCCCTGCTGGCCAAAGTGCTGCACAACCTGGGAGCGGCGCTTAACGCCGTGGGCGACTTCAGCTCAGCTGTGGAGCGGCACCGTCTGGCCGCGCGGCTCTACG GCTCTCAAGGTTGCCGTGGTGATCAGGCTCGATGTTTCAGTAACCTGGCCATCGCCTGCAGTCACCTGGGGGATGACCAGGAGGCAGCAGAGAGCTTCATCCTGGCACTACAGGGATTCAGAGACACAG GCGACCGCCTGGCTGAGGTCCAGGTGTGTGAGCATCTGGCTGAGTGTTACCTGAGGcagaagaagctgcagaaagCTGTTGAGCTCTACAAACAGGCCCTCGGCGCGCTCTCTCACTGCAAG GAGGCTGAAGGTGTTCAGGACCGGCTGGTGGAACGTCTGACTGCGGCTCTGCAGCTCAGTCTGACGGCGACACAG AGGCCACGCCCCCACAGGCCCCGCCCACATCTGCCCCAGCCCCACAGCTCACCTGGTCACCAGGACGTCAG GAAGCTTGACGTGGCACAACGtctggcagccaatcagcattTAGATGAGCAAAGGGTGGAGTCTCCAGGtaagttttacctttattattttctttatttcgtTGCTATGGTTACACCTGATTGTGCTCAGGAGCAAAAGCTGAGAAGAGCTCAGGTAGACAGGCAGCGGCTGATCCAGAGGGCGGAGTCACACCTGGACGACACCT ctcaGAACCaccagaggagctgcagcaaGGTGAGTCACCTGGACTTTACACATCTGCTACACCTGAGCAGCAGGTCGACTGGAGCTGAAGATGTGAGCTacctgtttgtgtttccaggTGAGCTGTGGTTGGACAGAGCCAACCCTCACACGGACAG TGAAGCTTCTTCACCTGAGCAGCTGGAGTCCCCCCCCTCCTGTTCAGGTGATCTCAGGAAGTCTGGTTCACCTGAGGCCAGTTGGAGGTCCCGCCTCTGTTCTCTGATGTAG
- the ttc24 gene encoding uncharacterized protein ttc24 isoform X18, whose product MHWGSTRRPSPTSSRPLSFTDRRETEAARATPAWSWAAAAAEPRYFSRYLPGVPRYLPGVIQGVSRYLPSVSRYLPGVIQGVFPGIFQVFFQVSSQVLFKVFFQVFFQVFFQVSSRCYSRCFSRCFVSCLLQDWPQAVQSFLRAAESYKMASMLDSAAAALKEAGSHMVQLDLSNHDDISSVLTECLSLSSSIRDPSILGELYLSVGVAYCRIRCFQEAVSCLGRAVEPAVHRPPLLAKVLHNLGAALNAVGDFSSAVERHRLAARLYGSQGCRGDQARCFSNLAIACSHLGDDQEAAESFILALQGFRDTGDRLAEVQVCEHLAECYLRQKKLQKAVELYKQALGALSHCKEAEGVQDRLVERLTAALQLSLTATQRPRPHRPRPHLPQPHSSPGHQDVRKLDVAQRLAANQHLDEQRVESPGKFYLYYFLYFVAMVTPDCAQEQKLRRAQVDRQRLIQRAESHLDDTSQNHQRSCSKVSHLDFTHLLHLSSRSTGAEDVSYLFVFPGELWLDRANPHTDSEASSPEQLESPPSCSGDLRKSGSPEASWRSRLCSLM is encoded by the exons ATGCACTGGGGCAGTACCAGGAGGCCGTCACCCACTTCCAGCAGGCCGCTCAGCTTTACCGATCGCAGGGAGACGGAGGCAGCGAGGGCGACACCTGCATGGAGCTGGgccgctgctgcagcagaacccaG GTATTTTTCCAGGTATCTTCCAGGTGTTCCCAGGTATCTTCCAG GTGTTATTCAAGGTGTTTCTAGGTATCTTCCAAGTGTTTCCAGGTATCTTCCAGGTGTTATTCAAGGTGTTTTTCCAGGTATCTTTCAG GTGTTTTTCCAGGTATCTTCCCAGGTGTTATTCAAGGTGTTTTTTCAAGTGTTCTTCCAGGTGTTTTTCCAGGTATCTTCCAGGTGTTATTCAAGGTGTTTTTCCAGGTGTTTTGTGTCATGTCTGCTGCAGGACTGGCCTCAGGCGGTGCAGAGTTTCCTCCGCGCAGCAGAGAGTTATAAAATGGCCTCCATGTTGGATTCTGCAGCCGCCGCCCTTAAAGAGGCAGGAAGTCACATGGTCCAATTAGATCTGTCCAACCATGATGACATCAGCAGCGTGCTGACAGAGTGTCTGAGTTtgagcagcagcatcagagacccgagcattctgg GTGAGCTGTACCTGTCGGTGGGCGTGGCCTACTGCCGCATCAGGTGCTTCCAGGAGGCGGTGAGCTGCCTCGGGCGAGCCGTGGAGCCGGCAGTTCACCGCCCCCCCCTGCTGGCCAAAGTGCTGCACAACCTGGGAGCGGCGCTTAACGCCGTGGGCGACTTCAGCTCAGCTGTGGAGCGGCACCGTCTGGCCGCGCGGCTCTACG GCTCTCAAGGTTGCCGTGGTGATCAGGCTCGATGTTTCAGTAACCTGGCCATCGCCTGCAGTCACCTGGGGGATGACCAGGAGGCAGCAGAGAGCTTCATCCTGGCACTACAGGGATTCAGAGACACAG GCGACCGCCTGGCTGAGGTCCAGGTGTGTGAGCATCTGGCTGAGTGTTACCTGAGGcagaagaagctgcagaaagCTGTTGAGCTCTACAAACAGGCCCTCGGCGCGCTCTCTCACTGCAAG GAGGCTGAAGGTGTTCAGGACCGGCTGGTGGAACGTCTGACTGCGGCTCTGCAGCTCAGTCTGACGGCGACACAG AGGCCACGCCCCCACAGGCCCCGCCCACATCTGCCCCAGCCCCACAGCTCACCTGGTCACCAGGACGTCAG GAAGCTTGACGTGGCACAACGtctggcagccaatcagcattTAGATGAGCAAAGGGTGGAGTCTCCAGGtaagttttacctttattattttctttatttcgtTGCTATGGTTACACCTGATTGTGCTCAGGAGCAAAAGCTGAGAAGAGCTCAGGTAGACAGGCAGCGGCTGATCCAGAGGGCGGAGTCACACCTGGACGACACCT ctcaGAACCaccagaggagctgcagcaaGGTGAGTCACCTGGACTTTACACATCTGCTACACCTGAGCAGCAGGTCGACTGGAGCTGAAGATGTGAGCTacctgtttgtgtttccaggTGAGCTGTGGTTGGACAGAGCCAACCCTCACACGGACAG TGAAGCTTCTTCACCTGAGCAGCTGGAGTCCCCCCCCTCCTGTTCAGGTGATCTCAGGAAGTCTGGTTCACCTGAGGCCAGTTGGAGGTCCCGCCTCTGTTCTCTGATGTAG
- the ttc24 gene encoding uncharacterized protein ttc24 isoform X25: protein MHWGSTRRPSPTSSRPLSFTDRRETEAARATPAWSWAAAAAEPRSEPPQHQNRVFFQVFFQVSSQVLFKVFFQVFFQVFFQVSSRCYSRCFSRCFVSCLLQDWPQAVQSFLRAAESYKMASMLDSAAAALKEAGSHMVQLDLSNHDDISSVLTECLSLSSSIRDPSILGELYLSVGVAYCRIRCFQEAVSCLGRAVEPAVHRPPLLAKVLHNLGAALNAVGDFSSAVERHRLAARLYGSQGCRGDQARCFSNLAIACSHLGDDQEAAESFILALQGFRDTGDRLAEVQVCEHLAECYLRQKKLQKAVELYKQALGALSHCKEAEGVQDRLVERLTAALQLSLTATQRPRPHRPRPHLPQPHSSPGHQDVRKLDVAQRLAANQHLDEQRVESPGKFYLYYFLYFVAMVTPDCAQEQKLRRAQVDRQRLIQRAESHLDDTSQNHQRSCSKVSHLDFTHLLHLSSRSTGAEDVSYLFVFPGELWLDRANPHTDSEASSPEQLESPPSCSGDLRKSGSPEASWRSRLCSLM from the exons ATGCACTGGGGCAGTACCAGGAGGCCGTCACCCACTTCCAGCAGGCCGCTCAGCTTTACCGATCGCAGGGAGACGGAGGCAGCGAGGGCGACACCTGCATGGAGCTGGgccgctgctgcagcagaacccaGGTCAGAACCACCTCAGCACCAGAACAGG GTGTTTTTCCAG GTGTTTTTCCAGGTATCTTCCCAGGTGTTATTCAAGGTGTTTTTTCAAGTGTTCTTCCAGGTGTTTTTCCAGGTATCTTCCAGGTGTTATTCAAGGTGTTTTTCCAGGTGTTTTGTGTCATGTCTGCTGCAGGACTGGCCTCAGGCGGTGCAGAGTTTCCTCCGCGCAGCAGAGAGTTATAAAATGGCCTCCATGTTGGATTCTGCAGCCGCCGCCCTTAAAGAGGCAGGAAGTCACATGGTCCAATTAGATCTGTCCAACCATGATGACATCAGCAGCGTGCTGACAGAGTGTCTGAGTTtgagcagcagcatcagagacccgagcattctgg GTGAGCTGTACCTGTCGGTGGGCGTGGCCTACTGCCGCATCAGGTGCTTCCAGGAGGCGGTGAGCTGCCTCGGGCGAGCCGTGGAGCCGGCAGTTCACCGCCCCCCCCTGCTGGCCAAAGTGCTGCACAACCTGGGAGCGGCGCTTAACGCCGTGGGCGACTTCAGCTCAGCTGTGGAGCGGCACCGTCTGGCCGCGCGGCTCTACG GCTCTCAAGGTTGCCGTGGTGATCAGGCTCGATGTTTCAGTAACCTGGCCATCGCCTGCAGTCACCTGGGGGATGACCAGGAGGCAGCAGAGAGCTTCATCCTGGCACTACAGGGATTCAGAGACACAG GCGACCGCCTGGCTGAGGTCCAGGTGTGTGAGCATCTGGCTGAGTGTTACCTGAGGcagaagaagctgcagaaagCTGTTGAGCTCTACAAACAGGCCCTCGGCGCGCTCTCTCACTGCAAG GAGGCTGAAGGTGTTCAGGACCGGCTGGTGGAACGTCTGACTGCGGCTCTGCAGCTCAGTCTGACGGCGACACAG AGGCCACGCCCCCACAGGCCCCGCCCACATCTGCCCCAGCCCCACAGCTCACCTGGTCACCAGGACGTCAG GAAGCTTGACGTGGCACAACGtctggcagccaatcagcattTAGATGAGCAAAGGGTGGAGTCTCCAGGtaagttttacctttattattttctttatttcgtTGCTATGGTTACACCTGATTGTGCTCAGGAGCAAAAGCTGAGAAGAGCTCAGGTAGACAGGCAGCGGCTGATCCAGAGGGCGGAGTCACACCTGGACGACACCT ctcaGAACCaccagaggagctgcagcaaGGTGAGTCACCTGGACTTTACACATCTGCTACACCTGAGCAGCAGGTCGACTGGAGCTGAAGATGTGAGCTacctgtttgtgtttccaggTGAGCTGTGGTTGGACAGAGCCAACCCTCACACGGACAG TGAAGCTTCTTCACCTGAGCAGCTGGAGTCCCCCCCCTCCTGTTCAGGTGATCTCAGGAAGTCTGGTTCACCTGAGGCCAGTTGGAGGTCCCGCCTCTGTTCTCTGATGTAG
- the ttc24 gene encoding uncharacterized protein ttc24 isoform X19 has translation MHWGSTRRPSPTSSRPLSFTDRRETEAARATPAWSWAAAAAEPRYFSRYLPGVPRYLPGVIPGNFKVFSQVSFQVLFKVFFQVFFQVSSQVLFKVFFQVFFQVFFQVSSRCYSRCFSRCFVSCLLQDWPQAVQSFLRAAESYKMASMLDSAAAALKEAGSHMVQLDLSNHDDISSVLTECLSLSSSIRDPSILGELYLSVGVAYCRIRCFQEAVSCLGRAVEPAVHRPPLLAKVLHNLGAALNAVGDFSSAVERHRLAARLYGSQGCRGDQARCFSNLAIACSHLGDDQEAAESFILALQGFRDTGDRLAEVQVCEHLAECYLRQKKLQKAVELYKQALGALSHCKEAEGVQDRLVERLTAALQLSLTATQRPRPHRPRPHLPQPHSSPGHQDVRKLDVAQRLAANQHLDEQRVESPGKFYLYYFLYFVAMVTPDCAQEQKLRRAQVDRQRLIQRAESHLDDTSQNHQRSCSKVSHLDFTHLLHLSSRSTGAEDVSYLFVFPGELWLDRANPHTDSEASSPEQLESPPSCSGDLRKSGSPEASWRSRLCSLM, from the exons ATGCACTGGGGCAGTACCAGGAGGCCGTCACCCACTTCCAGCAGGCCGCTCAGCTTTACCGATCGCAGGGAGACGGAGGCAGCGAGGGCGACACCTGCATGGAGCTGGgccgctgctgcagcagaacccaG GTATTTTTCCAGGTATCTTCCAGGTGTTCCCAGGTATCTTCCAGGTGTTATTCCAGGTAACTTCAAGGTGTTTTCCCAGGTATCTTTCCAGGTGTTATTCAAG GTGTTTTTCCAG GTGTTTTTCCAGGTATCTTCCCAGGTGTTATTCAAGGTGTTTTTTCAAGTGTTCTTCCAGGTGTTTTTCCAGGTATCTTCCAGGTGTTATTCAAGGTGTTTTTCCAGGTGTTTTGTGTCATGTCTGCTGCAGGACTGGCCTCAGGCGGTGCAGAGTTTCCTCCGCGCAGCAGAGAGTTATAAAATGGCCTCCATGTTGGATTCTGCAGCCGCCGCCCTTAAAGAGGCAGGAAGTCACATGGTCCAATTAGATCTGTCCAACCATGATGACATCAGCAGCGTGCTGACAGAGTGTCTGAGTTtgagcagcagcatcagagacccgagcattctgg GTGAGCTGTACCTGTCGGTGGGCGTGGCCTACTGCCGCATCAGGTGCTTCCAGGAGGCGGTGAGCTGCCTCGGGCGAGCCGTGGAGCCGGCAGTTCACCGCCCCCCCCTGCTGGCCAAAGTGCTGCACAACCTGGGAGCGGCGCTTAACGCCGTGGGCGACTTCAGCTCAGCTGTGGAGCGGCACCGTCTGGCCGCGCGGCTCTACG GCTCTCAAGGTTGCCGTGGTGATCAGGCTCGATGTTTCAGTAACCTGGCCATCGCCTGCAGTCACCTGGGGGATGACCAGGAGGCAGCAGAGAGCTTCATCCTGGCACTACAGGGATTCAGAGACACAG GCGACCGCCTGGCTGAGGTCCAGGTGTGTGAGCATCTGGCTGAGTGTTACCTGAGGcagaagaagctgcagaaagCTGTTGAGCTCTACAAACAGGCCCTCGGCGCGCTCTCTCACTGCAAG GAGGCTGAAGGTGTTCAGGACCGGCTGGTGGAACGTCTGACTGCGGCTCTGCAGCTCAGTCTGACGGCGACACAG AGGCCACGCCCCCACAGGCCCCGCCCACATCTGCCCCAGCCCCACAGCTCACCTGGTCACCAGGACGTCAG GAAGCTTGACGTGGCACAACGtctggcagccaatcagcattTAGATGAGCAAAGGGTGGAGTCTCCAGGtaagttttacctttattattttctttatttcgtTGCTATGGTTACACCTGATTGTGCTCAGGAGCAAAAGCTGAGAAGAGCTCAGGTAGACAGGCAGCGGCTGATCCAGAGGGCGGAGTCACACCTGGACGACACCT ctcaGAACCaccagaggagctgcagcaaGGTGAGTCACCTGGACTTTACACATCTGCTACACCTGAGCAGCAGGTCGACTGGAGCTGAAGATGTGAGCTacctgtttgtgtttccaggTGAGCTGTGGTTGGACAGAGCCAACCCTCACACGGACAG TGAAGCTTCTTCACCTGAGCAGCTGGAGTCCCCCCCCTCCTGTTCAGGTGATCTCAGGAAGTCTGGTTCACCTGAGGCCAGTTGGAGGTCCCGCCTCTGTTCTCTGATGTAG